AAAGAAGAAATGGCCTTGGCCAAGAAATTGGGAGAATATCCGGATATTTTAGAGGAAGTGGCTTTAAACTTAGAAATTAATCACCTGATTACTTACCTGAAGGAATTAGCTGCTCTCTATCACAATTTTTATAACAATTGCCAGATTTTAACTGCTAATAAACCGCTAGCGTCTAGCCGCTTGGCATTAAGCCTTAACACCTCAAAGGTTTTAACGCATGGATTGAGCCTACTGGGCATAAGCGTTCCAGAAAAAATGTAATTTACAGAAACCCCATTCAGAGGAAGGGGGCCGCTCAGACGCAATCAGATATTTTTTTATTTGAAACTTTCTCTCTTGCGGCTGTATATTTGCGCTATTGCTTTATAATCAACTTTAAGAACTTTATAAATTTTATGAACTCTTCGCTTTCGGAAACAGCAGAAAATAAAGATGAAAGTCGCTCAATCTTCCCTTCGCAAGAAGAAGCTGTTTTAACTTACTGGAAAACCAATCAAATTTTTAAGAGAACATTGGCGCAGAATAAAAATGGGAAACCTTTTGTTTTTTTTGAGGGTCCGCCCACAGCGAATGGCAAACCGGGCTTACACCATGTAGAAGCGAGGGCGTTTAAGGATTTAATCTGTCGCTTTAAAACAATGGAAGGCTACCGTGTCAATCGTAAAGCCGGTTGGGATACTCATGGTTTGCCAGTTGAGCTTGAGGTGGAAAAACAATTAGGTTTTACCAATAAGACTGATATAGAAAAATATGGGATTGCCGCTTTCAATGCCAAAGCCAAAGAATCCGTTTGGAAGTATTTGGATGATTGGCAAAAACTAACAGAAAGAATGGGGTACTTCGTTGATATGGAGCATCCCTATATTACTTACGAGCTGCCATATATGGAATCAGAATGGTGGATTCTTAAGCGTATCTACGAAAAAGGACTGATGTATCACGGTTATAAAATTGGTCCTTATTGTCCTCGTTGTGGCACCACCCTTTCGAGCCATGAGTTAGCGCAAGGCTATCAGACTGTACATGACCCTTCTATTTTTATAAAGTTTTATTTAAAAGATTTTCCTCAAACAAAAATAAAAAATAAAACAGCTTTGCTAGTTTGGACCACTACTCCCTGGACGCTTCCAGCCAATTTAGCCGTGGCCGTCGGAGAGAATTTAGAATATAACGAATGGTTAGTGAATGGAGAAGTGCTCATTAGTTTGCACGACTTGCCCCCGACCGATGTCTCTCAAGCAGAAAAGCCTAAATTGGTAGGAAAAATTATGGGCAAAGAATTAGTAGGATTACATTATGAGCCGCTATATCCTTTGACTGGGGTTGACACTAATAAGGTCTATACGGTCTTAGCTGGTAATTTTATTTCTGAGACAGATGGTACTGGACTGGTTCATATCGCTCCTTCTTATGGCGAAGATGATTTTAAACTGGGGAACAAACATGGATTGCCTATTATTGTTAATTTAGATGGAGAAGGAAAGTTTAAAGAAACTCCAAAAGATTTGCCAAATATCCTTGGTAAATTCTTTAAGGAGGCAGACCCTATCATTCTTAAAGACCTGAAGGAAAAGGGTTTGGTTTATACCGGTAATTTGGGTGGGACAGTACATGAATATCCCTTCTGCTGGCGTTGCCATACTCCGCTTATCTACAGAACTAATGAAAGTTGGTTTATTGATATGCCTCGGAAGAAGAAGGAGCTTCTTGCCAATAATCAAAAAATTAATTGGCTTCCAGCTTCTTATAAAACTGGTAGGTTTGGAGGCTGGTTGAGAGAGGTAAGAGATTGGAATCTATCCAGAAGCCGTTATTGGGGGACACCATTACCTATTTGGCAATGTGAAAATTGTCATAAAGAAATAGCCATTGGTTCTTTAGAAGAAATATCTCAACTCAACCAAGAACAGGCCAGTATTACTTTGATGAGGCACGGAGAAGCGGCTAATAATGTAAAACATTATTTTAGTAACTACCCTGAAATCCAAGTGGCTCACCTAACTCCTAAGGGGGAATCGGAAGTAAGGGCGGTGGCAAAAAAACTCAGTCAGCAAAAAAATAAAATTGACGTCATTATTTCCTCTGACCTAGAGAGGGCCAAAGAAACAGCTGAAATTTTAGCCGAAGTTTTGCAAGTGCCTGTAATTTTTAATACCAATTTTAGAGAAATTAATGTGGGCAATTTTAATGGTCAGCCTATTAAAGCGAAACTTTGCCCAGAACTGCAAAAAAATAATGCTGAGAGAGACTTTACAGCCAATGGTGGCGAGAATTATGCGCAGCTGCAAGCGAGGATGATTAAAGGGCTAAAAGAAAGTCTCGCCCAGTATCCTCAAAAAAATATCCTGATTATTTCCCATGAATCTCCTTTAATGGCTTTGTTGGATACCCAAAAACAAAGAGTCAAGCAAATTAAAAATGCTGCAACGGTTAAGTTAAATTGGGCTCATTTACCAATGAACGAAAGGGGAGAATGTGATTTGCACCGTCCTTATGTTGATGAAATAAAACTCTGCTGTCCTAAATGCAAAGGGAACATGAAGAGGGTTCCCGACCTTATTGATGTTTGGTTTGATTCTGGGTCTATGCCTTTTGCGCAGTGGCATTATCCTTTTGAAAATAAAGAATTAATTGATAAGAAAAAGAGCTTCCCGGCCGATTATATTTGCGAAGCCGCAGACCAAACCAGAGGATGGTTTTATACCCTGCTAGCTATTTCTACCCTATTAGACAAAGGGCCTGCTTATAAAAATGTGGTGTCTGTGGGTTTTGTCTTGGACAATAAGGGCGAAAAAATGTCCAAAACTAAAGGCAATATAGTTGACCCCTGGAATTTATTCCATAACTACGGCGCTGACGCAGTGCGTTGGTATTTCTTCAGAGTGAACGCACCGGATGAATCTAAACTGTTTTCTGAAAAAGATATGTTGCAATATTTCCGTAGGTTTATTATGCCCCTATGGAATGTCTACCTTTTTGCAGAAATGTATAAATCTGACAAGGGAAATCGTTTACCCAAGCGCCCTGTAGCTAAAAGGCTATTAGACCAATGGATTATGATTCGTCTAGACGAAGTTTCTGCTACTGTCAAAAAATTATTAGATGCTTACAAGATTAATGAAGCTAGCAAGGAATTAGAAAATTTTGTCGACGACCTTTCTCGTTGGTACTTGCGCCGTTCGCGAATAGTTTTTCAAAGGCCTGCTTCAAAAAAAGAATTACAGGCAAGCGAAAATGTCTTGAATTATGTTTTGGGGGAGATGGCTAAAATCATTGCACCCTTTACGCCTTTCATGGCGGAAACATTATGGCAAAAATTGGGCGGGCAAAAAATCTCTAAAAGTATTCACCTGTGCAGCTGGCCCAAAGAGCAAAAGCTTACGGTCCAAGGTAAAAGTCTTCTCAGCCAAATGGCTACTATTAGAGATTTGGCTAGTTTGGGCTTACAGATAAGGCAAACCTCTGGAATCAAAGTCCGCCAGCCGTTGGGCATAATGGAGGTATCTACGGCGACAGCTAAGAATATTAAAGGTAAAGAGTTTTGGGAGATATTGAAAGATGAATTAAATATTAAAGAAATAAAGACTGTTACGCACTTTAGCGCGT
The nucleotide sequence above comes from Candidatus Paceibacterota bacterium. Encoded proteins:
- a CDS encoding class I tRNA ligase family protein; protein product: MNSSLSETAENKDESRSIFPSQEEAVLTYWKTNQIFKRTLAQNKNGKPFVFFEGPPTANGKPGLHHVEARAFKDLICRFKTMEGYRVNRKAGWDTHGLPVELEVEKQLGFTNKTDIEKYGIAAFNAKAKESVWKYLDDWQKLTERMGYFVDMEHPYITYELPYMESEWWILKRIYEKGLMYHGYKIGPYCPRCGTTLSSHELAQGYQTVHDPSIFIKFYLKDFPQTKIKNKTALLVWTTTPWTLPANLAVAVGENLEYNEWLVNGEVLISLHDLPPTDVSQAEKPKLVGKIMGKELVGLHYEPLYPLTGVDTNKVYTVLAGNFISETDGTGLVHIAPSYGEDDFKLGNKHGLPIIVNLDGEGKFKETPKDLPNILGKFFKEADPIILKDLKEKGLVYTGNLGGTVHEYPFCWRCHTPLIYRTNESWFIDMPRKKKELLANNQKINWLPASYKTGRFGGWLREVRDWNLSRSRYWGTPLPIWQCENCHKEIAIGSLEEISQLNQEQASITLMRHGEAANNVKHYFSNYPEIQVAHLTPKGESEVRAVAKKLSQQKNKIDVIISSDLERAKETAEILAEVLQVPVIFNTNFREINVGNFNGQPIKAKLCPELQKNNAERDFTANGGENYAQLQARMIKGLKESLAQYPQKNILIISHESPLMALLDTQKQRVKQIKNAATVKLNWAHLPMNERGECDLHRPYVDEIKLCCPKCKGNMKRVPDLIDVWFDSGSMPFAQWHYPFENKELIDKKKSFPADYICEAADQTRGWFYTLLAISTLLDKGPAYKNVVSVGFVLDNKGEKMSKTKGNIVDPWNLFHNYGADAVRWYFFRVNAPDESKLFSEKDMLQYFRRFIMPLWNVYLFAEMYKSDKGNRLPKRPVAKRLLDQWIMIRLDEVSATVKKLLDAYKINEASKELENFVDDLSRWYLRRSRIVFQRPASKKELQASENVLNYVLGEMAKIIAPFTPFMAETLWQKLGGQKISKSIHLCSWPKEQKLTVQGKSLLSQMATIRDLASLGLQIRQTSGIKVRQPLGIMEVSTATAKNIKGKEFWEILKDELNIKEIKTVTHFSASNGFKESSLNKLNINLDTTITPELYKEGLMKDLTRGIQDLRQKAGLKPGDIIELSLTTQNPDIHNILRENAAWIGETVKARKLIFSALTKALASSEIEMGETIVVASLIKI